One part of the Saprospiraceae bacterium genome encodes these proteins:
- the rlmD gene encoding 23S rRNA (uracil(1939)-C(5))-methyltransferase RlmD, protein MSRKKQKTAEVEFKGIAHKGTSVGRTDEGLVVFVQGALPGERAEVLFTKKRKGVWQGNLIRTIRPSEYKVTAVCNHFGICGGCSWQNLDYREQLKQKELLVRDALVRIAKIPDAIIETILPATNTEFYRNKLEFTFSKHKWLTEEELGLELVEEEKLALGFHRPGNFNKVVNISRCFLQSERSNDIRNFVKEFAIKNKVDFYDIKKQQGFLRNLIIRSNTQNEYLCILSIAYSNDEFTKALKEELVHAFKEISSIYIVINPKKNDTLFDLDFQKIYGDDYITEYLDHAKFLIGPKSFFQTNSQQAAKLYQLIAAYADLKGDEIIYDWYCGVGSIGIYLAKNAAKVIGVEEIQEAIEDARLNAALNQLKNCHFYISDAKAVQIESIIQDHGLPNLIIVDPPRIGLHELVIEQLKYLKAPKLIYVSCNPATQARDLDLLKESYEVIKIKPVDMFPHTNHIESVALLSLLT, encoded by the coding sequence ATGAGTCGTAAAAAGCAAAAAACCGCAGAGGTTGAATTTAAGGGAATTGCACACAAAGGAACATCTGTGGGAAGAACAGATGAAGGCTTAGTGGTATTTGTGCAAGGTGCATTGCCGGGAGAACGCGCAGAAGTGTTGTTTACAAAGAAAAGAAAAGGTGTATGGCAAGGAAATTTGATAAGAACGATTCGACCATCAGAATATAAAGTTACCGCTGTTTGTAATCATTTTGGTATCTGTGGTGGATGCAGCTGGCAAAATTTGGATTATCGTGAACAATTGAAACAAAAGGAATTATTAGTAAGAGATGCATTGGTTCGCATTGCTAAAATTCCGGATGCAATTATTGAAACCATTTTACCAGCAACAAATACTGAATTCTACAGGAATAAACTGGAATTTACATTTTCAAAACACAAATGGCTTACAGAAGAAGAATTGGGTCTTGAATTAGTGGAAGAAGAAAAGCTAGCACTCGGATTTCATCGCCCTGGAAACTTTAATAAAGTCGTAAATATTAGTAGGTGTTTTTTGCAATCAGAAAGATCCAATGATATTCGAAATTTTGTAAAAGAATTTGCAATCAAAAACAAAGTTGATTTTTATGATATTAAGAAGCAACAAGGTTTTTTAAGAAACTTAATTATTAGAAGCAATACGCAAAATGAATATTTATGTATTTTAAGTATTGCATATTCAAATGATGAATTTACAAAGGCATTGAAGGAGGAATTAGTTCATGCGTTTAAAGAAATCAGTAGTATTTATATTGTAATTAATCCAAAAAAGAATGATACACTTTTTGATTTGGATTTTCAAAAAATATATGGAGATGACTATATAACAGAGTATTTGGATCATGCAAAATTTTTAATAGGTCCAAAATCTTTTTTTCAGACGAATAGTCAACAAGCAGCTAAATTGTATCAATTAATAGCAGCGTATGCAGATTTAAAAGGAGATGAAATTATATATGATTGGTATTGTGGCGTAGGAAGTATTGGTATCTACCTTGCTAAAAATGCTGCTAAAGTAATTGGTGTTGAAGAAATCCAGGAAGCCATTGAAGATGCCCGATTGAATGCAGCTTTAAATCAACTTAAGAATTGTCATTTTTATATTTCTGATGCCAAAGCAGTTCAGATTGAGTCGATAATTCAAGATCATGGCTTGCCAAACCTGATTATTGTGGATCCGCCAAGAATCGGATTGCATGAATTGGTTATTGAGCAATTGAAATATTTGAAAGCTCCGAAATTGATCTATGTTAGCTGTAATCCTGCCACACAGGCAAGAGACCTAGATTTGTTAAAAGAAAGCTATGAGGTCATAAAAATCAAACCCGTAGATATGTTTCCACACACAAATCACATTGAAAGTGTAGCCTTATTATCTTTGTTGACATGA
- a CDS encoding aminoacyl-tRNA hydrolase, whose translation MKYLIAGLGNMDTEYFGTRHNIGFEVVDELANMLSINFKNSSLAHIAEGSYKGKRIILLKPTTYMNLSGKAIKHWLLKENIPIENLFVISDDLNLDFGSIRIRSNGTAGGHNGLKDIQENLMTNDYARLRIGIGNNFSKGKQVHYVLGKWTPEEIKYLKQINMLAADAALSFCFAGIQNTMNTFNAKKIEIQKA comes from the coding sequence ATGAAATATTTGATCGCCGGACTCGGGAACATGGATACTGAATACTTTGGTACCAGGCATAATATCGGTTTCGAAGTAGTTGATGAACTTGCAAACATGTTGTCAATAAATTTTAAAAATTCTAGTCTTGCTCATATTGCAGAAGGTTCTTATAAAGGAAAAAGAATCATTCTTTTAAAGCCTACAACTTATATGAATCTCAGCGGAAAGGCAATAAAACATTGGCTTTTAAAAGAAAATATCCCAATTGAAAATTTATTTGTAATTTCTGATGATTTAAATCTTGATTTCGGATCCATCCGAATTCGATCAAATGGAACTGCTGGTGGCCACAATGGATTAAAAGATATTCAGGAAAATTTAATGACAAACGATTATGCCAGACTCCGTATTGGAATTGGTAATAATTTTTCAAAAGGAAAACAAGTACACTATGTATTGGGTAAATGGACTCCAGAAGAAATAAAATATTTGAAACAAATTAATATGCTTGCTGCAGATGCTGCTTTGAGTTTTTGCTTTGCAGGAATCCAAAATACAATGAATACATTTAACGCAAAGAAAATTGAGATTCAAAAGGCCTAA
- a CDS encoding SPASM domain-containing protein, whose product MKFQEFKLVIRKLNFSRLLNAAKVLSSYYLSKIFRTPIQWGLPISLSIEPTTACNLRCPECPSGLRSFTRPTGNLKLKEFKKWIEPYKNKIWSITFYFQGEPFIHSEITEAINYAHKSGIYTMSSTNGHFLDPGLSEKIVHSGLDRLIISIDGTDQETYQKYRVEGNLAKVLDGVQNLVEAKSRLKSKTPYMIFQFLVVRHNEHQIPAIYKLAKAYKIDEVKLKTAQIYDYINGSSLIPEQEVYSRYKKKTDGTYRLKNRLNNYCWKLWHAPVITWDGRQVPCCFDKDASHQFGNLSEENIETIWSNEKYSNFRKQLMKSRKSINICRNCTEGTKVWG is encoded by the coding sequence TTGAAATTTCAAGAATTTAAATTAGTCATTAGAAAGCTAAACTTTAGCCGTTTATTAAATGCGGCAAAAGTTCTCAGTTCCTATTATTTGTCAAAAATATTTAGAACACCCATCCAATGGGGTTTACCAATAAGTTTATCGATAGAACCAACCACAGCATGCAACTTAAGGTGTCCAGAATGTCCTTCTGGTTTAAGATCGTTTACACGTCCAACAGGAAATTTGAAATTAAAAGAGTTTAAGAAGTGGATTGAACCCTATAAAAACAAAATTTGGTCCATAACATTTTATTTTCAAGGAGAACCTTTTATCCATTCAGAAATCACTGAAGCCATAAATTATGCCCATAAATCAGGTATTTATACAATGAGTTCGACAAATGGTCATTTCCTGGATCCAGGTTTATCCGAAAAAATTGTTCATTCAGGATTAGATCGATTGATTATTTCAATTGATGGAACAGATCAAGAAACCTACCAAAAATATCGGGTGGAAGGAAATTTGGCAAAAGTTTTAGATGGGGTTCAAAATCTTGTTGAAGCTAAAAGTAGATTGAAAAGTAAGACACCTTATATGATTTTTCAGTTTTTAGTGGTGCGGCATAATGAACATCAAATTCCTGCAATTTACAAGCTCGCTAAAGCTTATAAAATAGATGAAGTTAAGCTAAAAACTGCCCAGATTTATGATTATATTAATGGATCTTCTTTAATACCTGAACAAGAGGTATATTCTCGTTATAAGAAAAAGACAGATGGTACTTACAGGTTAAAAAATAGATTAAATAATTATTGTTGGAAGCTATGGCATGCTCCGGTAATTACATGGGATGGTCGGCAGGTACCCTGTTGTTTTGATAAAGATGCCAGTCATCAGTTTGGAAATTTATCTGAGGAAAATATAGAAACCATCTGGAGCAATGAAAAATATTCAAATTTTCGAAAACAATTGATGAAATCTAGAAAATCGATCAATATTTGTCGAAATTGTACTGAAGGAACCAAAGTTTGGGGTTAG
- a CDS encoding PD40 domain-containing protein: MRFFCFLGIYLLIINPLWTQILITKQNVPKSVLNLYEKGVKHYQANEFIDAIQYFEKALIKSPTFIDAALQMASVCFDMENYSCAEIHFENVLKMDSNYNQKIYYTLALSQYKLDHFKNAKENMRLFLNLETTNQDLLKKAKDLLPKIEFADSATQHAVNIDPSLIRSLQTDFSEYLPSITADGKTVVFTRRTYQNDEDLYISFLNNNEWSQAIPILDLNTPLNEGSPAISPDGKTLVFTSCDRKNSYGGCDLYISKWQDDQWSEPVNMGDKINSAAYESQACFAENGQMIYFTSNRKGTLGGRDIWYSKRKQDHSWTIAKNLGSEINTIGNEDCPFVHPNEMVLYFSSDFPPGMGGKDLFYSLQNEKGHWQTPMNLGYPINTKGDESSFIVFPDGVQAWYASDRQHYQNKRIALRYNLDLYKIYLPLELQIKPATSIEISIRDKITKELVSADIRIFDLSNNKIYFEKNAVLTERILISLPTGVDYGLHIYNKDYLFVPDQFNCSKPNKKYNPLVIEKWMEKISLESAVPITLKNIFFESGSAILKEESYFELKQLLQFLKDHTFVSLLVTGYTDNIGSETDNIVLSEKRALSVIAYLIRSGIQTERLNFKGKGESEPIDNNDTEEGRTNNRRIEFLIQSK, encoded by the coding sequence ATGCGATTCTTTTGTTTTCTTGGGATCTATTTATTAATAATTAATCCGTTATGGACGCAAATTCTAATTACGAAGCAGAATGTTCCTAAATCTGTATTAAATCTCTATGAAAAAGGAGTGAAGCATTATCAAGCCAATGAATTTATCGATGCTATACAATATTTTGAAAAGGCATTAATAAAATCACCCACATTTATTGATGCAGCATTACAAATGGCTTCTGTATGCTTTGATATGGAAAATTACAGTTGTGCAGAGATACATTTTGAAAATGTACTCAAAATGGACTCCAACTATAATCAAAAAATTTATTATACGCTTGCATTAAGCCAATATAAATTAGACCATTTTAAGAATGCAAAAGAGAATATGCGTTTATTTTTAAATCTTGAAACTACAAATCAAGATTTGCTTAAAAAGGCAAAAGATTTACTCCCAAAAATTGAGTTTGCAGATTCTGCAACACAACATGCTGTGAATATTGACCCAAGCTTGATTCGTTCGTTACAGACTGATTTTTCTGAATATTTGCCCTCTATTACCGCGGATGGAAAAACGGTTGTTTTTACCAGAAGAACTTATCAAAATGATGAAGATTTGTATATTTCCTTTTTAAATAATAATGAATGGTCACAAGCCATTCCAATCCTTGATTTAAATACTCCATTAAACGAAGGATCACCTGCAATTTCTCCAGATGGTAAGACTTTGGTTTTTACATCTTGTGATCGCAAAAACTCCTACGGTGGTTGTGATTTATATATTTCAAAATGGCAAGATGATCAGTGGAGTGAACCGGTCAACATGGGTGATAAAATTAATTCTGCAGCCTACGAATCGCAAGCTTGTTTTGCAGAGAATGGCCAAATGATATATTTTACAAGTAACCGAAAAGGAACTCTTGGTGGGCGCGATATCTGGTATAGTAAACGAAAGCAAGATCATTCCTGGACTATAGCCAAAAATCTTGGTTCTGAAATAAATACAATTGGGAATGAAGATTGTCCATTTGTACATCCGAATGAAATGGTTTTGTATTTTTCATCAGATTTTCCTCCTGGAATGGGTGGTAAAGATTTATTTTATTCTTTACAAAATGAAAAAGGCCATTGGCAAACGCCAATGAACTTAGGTTACCCAATAAATACAAAAGGGGATGAATCTTCTTTTATTGTTTTTCCTGATGGTGTGCAAGCGTGGTATGCAAGTGACCGACAACATTATCAGAATAAACGCATAGCGTTGCGTTATAACTTAGATTTGTATAAGATTTATCTACCTTTGGAATTACAAATTAAACCAGCCACTTCAATCGAGATTAGCATCCGGGATAAAATCACAAAAGAGCTGGTCTCAGCAGATATCCGAATTTTTGATTTAAGCAATAATAAAATTTATTTTGAAAAAAATGCAGTCCTTACAGAGCGTATTTTAATTTCATTACCAACCGGAGTTGATTATGGATTACATATTTATAATAAAGATTATTTATTTGTACCAGATCAATTTAATTGTTCTAAACCTAATAAGAAATATAATCCATTGGTGATTGAAAAATGGATGGAAAAAATATCTTTAGAAAGCGCAGTACCGATTACCTTGAAAAACATATTTTTTGAATCCGGTTCTGCAATTCTAAAAGAAGAAAGTTATTTTGAATTAAAACAACTACTTCAATTTTTAAAAGATCATACATTTGTTAGCTTGCTTGTGACTGGATATACCGATAATATTGGTTCAGAAACAGACAATATCGTATTATCTGAGAAACGTGCATTATCTGTAATTGCGTATTTAATTCGAAGTGGTATTCAGACTGAGCGATTAAATTTTAAAGGTAAGGGAGAATCAGAACCCATTGACAATAATGATACAGAAGAAGGAAGAACGAATAATCGTAGAATTGAATTTTTGATACAAAGTAAATGA